GGCGGTATGCAAGGTGAGTATGAAGTGTTTGATATAGAACGCGTACAACTTGCGGATATGCTCGAGCGTTGCTTTCAGGAAGGTTTTACAGGACTAAACGTCACTGCGCCATACAAGGAAATTGTTCTCGATTCATGTGAAACTATAAAATCTCCAGTCGATGTTATCGGATCGGCGAATACGTTATTGCGCGGCGAGACCGGTTGGATTGCGCACTGTACCGATCACTTCGGGGTGTGGTTTTGCATGACTCGCATGCAATTGTCGAAGTCCGGCAGAGCTATGATTCTCGGTGCTGGCGGTTCGGCACGGGCGGCTTGTTTCGCCTTACTACAGCAGAATTGGCAGGTGACGATTTCGTCACGACGGATCGAGCAAAGTCTGCAAGTCGCGGAGGATGTTCTTTCAATCGGGGTTTTACAGGTAGTACCCTGGGAGTTGCGCGAACACGTTATCGATGAAATGGATTTATTAGTGCAATGTACCACGATTGGCAGCGATGGAATTTTGTCGCCATTGCCGCTTTCTCATCGTTTTTTAGCGACGCTTTCGTATCTTGATGTGTTGTATTCGCCGCGCGAAACACCGCTGGCAACCGCTATCCGGGGGCAAGGCGCGACTGTAACGAACGGACTCCCATGGTTGTTCGGACAGGCTGCGGAGTCGTTTCAAATGTGGACGGGCAAACAAATGCCGGTATCCTTGTACAATTGGCTGGAGACACAACATTGATCCGCTACCTCACCGCCGGTGAATCGCACGGCGCAATGTTGACGGGCATCGTCGACGGCATTCCGGCAAACTTGAAATTGTCGGTAACGGATATCGATACGCAGTTGGCGCGCAGGCAACGCGGCTATGGGCGCGGCGAACGGATGGCAATCGAATCCGACCATATCGAGATTACCGGAGGCGTTCGTTACGGGAAAACGACTGGCGCTCCGATTGGTTTGTTACTCCGAAATCGCGATTGGGAAAATTGGCGAACAAAATTGTCGGTCGAAGCGAGCGAAGAACCAACCGCTCCTCTTACAATGCCGCGTCCCGGCCATGCCGACTATGCCGGTGCGCTTAAATACGCCCAACACGACATTCGTAACGTTATCGAACGGGCAAGTGCGCGCGAGACCGCCATGCGGGTCGCAGTAGGAGCGATTTGCCGTACGTTGTTAGCAGAATTTGGAATCACGATTTATAGCCATGTCGTCCAAATTGGGACAATTTCTCATAACAACAATCCAACCCTCAGCGATCTCGAAACCGCAGATAACTCTCCTTTACGTTGTATCGATCCGGTTGCCGAAGAAGCGATGATGCAATGTATCGACGAATGTAAAGCACGCGGCGATACCGTGGGCGGCGTGATTGAAATCATTGCGTTTGGAGTTCCGGTGGGAATCGGTTCTTATGGGCAAGGCGATAGCAGAATCGATGGCAGGATCGCAGGGGCATTGATGTCGATTCCGGCGGTTAAGACGGTAGCGATTGGCGCAATAGACGCTACCGAACTAATCGGCTCGGCGTTTCATGATACCTTTCTACCGGATCGTGAGACAACGGTACAGCGTCCTACCAACCGCGCTGGCGGTATCGAAGGCGGTATCACCAATGGCGAACCGATTGTTGTGCGAGTAACGATGAAACCGCTCGCATCGTTAACGCAACCGCTCGCATCGGTTGATTTGAAGACGGGAGAAGCAGTTGAAGCGTTGCGGGAGCGTTCCGATGTCTGCGCCGTACCAGCCGCGGGAGTGGTTGCCGAGAATCTGTTGGCGATTGTATTAGCCGATGCGTTTCTACAAAAAGTCGGCGGTGACAGCATTGAGGAAGTAACATCACACTACAATGCCTGGGGCGACCGGTGGCGCACGTTTTCTTAGCCGGCATGATGGGGAGTGGTAAGACAACGATTACTCAGTTGCTTTCGCGACAGCTATCAGTGCCATGTTATGACCTCGATAAGTTGGTATCGCAACGAATGCGTAAGAGTGTTTCGGAGATTTTTCGGCGGGATGGCCAAGAGAGATTTCGCGAAATAGAAGCTGCAGTGCTTCGTGAGAATTTGAAAAATCCAGATGGCATTTGGGCGCTGGGTGGCGGCACTTTAACTACACCCGGAATTCCGGAATTATTGCGCGAGCATGGTCTTCTCTTATTTTTATCGGTGCCGCTGGAGGTACTTGCGAACCGAGTAGCCGGAGACAAATCCCGGCCATTGCTGAATGAATGTACCACGCAGGAAGAACGTCTACAGCGGTTAACCGAGCTGTATGAAGAACGCAAAACAACTTATCAATTGTGTGAAGTCGAAATCCAACTCGATGGATCCGAACCGCCGGAAATCGCAGCAAGTATCGTGTTACAAGAAGTTGAACGACGCGGTTTCGTTTTCCACCCAGCAGCATCGACCAGAAATTCATGACTGCAACTATCAAAACATCGCGAGTGACTACGACCGAAATTCATAACGGATTTCCGGTCCGCAACGCTTTGACACAAATCGCTCAAACTGCTCGATCCCGGATTCTACTCATTACCGACGACAATGTCAAGCGGTATTATAACGATTTACTCATACACTTTCATGAAGGCAATCCCAGCTCGTTTGAACTTGTTATACCCGCTGGCGAATCCGCTAAAACGATTTCCACCTATCAAGCGATTTGTGACGATGCGATAGAACATGGTTTCGACCGAAGCGGAGTTGTCATTGCCTTCGGAGGCGGCGTCGTAAGCGATCTTGCCGGTTTCGTCGCAGCGACGCTTTTACGCGGAGTGCCATGGTTTGCGATACCAACAACAGTTATCGGAGCTATCGATGCCGCCATCGGCGGAAAAACCGGCGTGAATACGCTGCAAGCAAAGAACGCGTTAGGCGCATTTCATCCGCCGCAAGCAGTTTACATCGACCCCACTTTATTTTCGACACTCCCAAAGCGTGAGTTGCAAGCGGGATGGGGTGAAATCGCCAAGTATGGAATACTTGCCGGAGGTGAATTGTGGAAGCAAATCACGGAAACCAAGTTTGATTCTTCTCCCACAAATGATCTGTGTAATGCCTGTATTCGACAAAAAATCGCAATCGTCGAACAAGACCCTTTTGAATCGGGCATCCGAAAGCTACTTAACTTGGGACACACTGCGGGACATGCCCTTGAAGCGGTTACCAGATATGAACACTTGCGTCACGGCGAAGCGGTCGCTTGGGGTATCGGTGTCGCTGCCGAACTATCGCAGGTGTTGTTACAACTGCCAATCGATACGTTGTCAAAGATTGAACAGGTATTGCAAAGGTT
The nucleotide sequence above comes from bacterium. Encoded proteins:
- the aroB gene encoding 3-dehydroquinate synthase, whose translation is MTATIKTSRVTTTEIHNGFPVRNALTQIAQTARSRILLITDDNVKRYYNDLLIHFHEGNPSSFELVIPAGESAKTISTYQAICDDAIEHGFDRSGVVIAFGGGVVSDLAGFVAATLLRGVPWFAIPTTVIGAIDAAIGGKTGVNTLQAKNALGAFHPPQAVYIDPTLFSTLPKRELQAGWGEIAKYGILAGGELWKQITETKFDSSPTNDLCNACIRQKIAIVEQDPFESGIRKLLNLGHTAGHALEAVTRYEHLRHGEAVAWGIGVAAELSQVLLQLPIDTLSKIEQVLQRFMIPPVHVTPEQVVDALRFDKKRINSQNDWILFHQIGAPEIVKNVPIAIVESIIAKRINFLQEGRVA
- the aroC gene encoding chorismate synthase, translated to MDGQTNAGILVQLAGDTTLIRYLTAGESHGAMLTGIVDGIPANLKLSVTDIDTQLARRQRGYGRGERMAIESDHIEITGGVRYGKTTGAPIGLLLRNRDWENWRTKLSVEASEEPTAPLTMPRPGHADYAGALKYAQHDIRNVIERASARETAMRVAVGAICRTLLAEFGITIYSHVVQIGTISHNNNPTLSDLETADNSPLRCIDPVAEEAMMQCIDECKARGDTVGGVIEIIAFGVPVGIGSYGQGDSRIDGRIAGALMSIPAVKTVAIGAIDATELIGSAFHDTFLPDRETTVQRPTNRAGGIEGGITNGEPIVVRVTMKPLASLTQPLASVDLKTGEAVEALRERSDVCAVPAAGVVAENLLAIVLADAFLQKVGGDSIEEVTSHYNAWGDRWRTFS
- a CDS encoding shikimate kinase; translated protein: MAHVFLAGMMGSGKTTITQLLSRQLSVPCYDLDKLVSQRMRKSVSEIFRRDGQERFREIEAAVLRENLKNPDGIWALGGGTLTTPGIPELLREHGLLLFLSVPLEVLANRVAGDKSRPLLNECTTQEERLQRLTELYEERKTTYQLCEVEIQLDGSEPPEIAASIVLQEVERRGFVFHPAASTRNS